One window of Chryseobacterium sp. JJR-5R genomic DNA carries:
- a CDS encoding DUF692 family multinuclear iron-containing protein: MKAQPLLGVSMMAETGFVSAILPLLEGNEIDVMEWSFDTFYDTDEPKWLSDLLDFYSDSQRLLGHGVYYSLFDARWTERQAGWLQKLKVEAERRSYNHITEHFGFMNTENFHQGVPLPVPLHPEILKIGKDRLLRIQDVVEVPIGIENLAFSFSPDDVREQGVFLNRLIEDINGFLILDLHNIYCQASNFNIEIMDLVDLYPLEKVQEIHLSGGSWENSIYTKDRKIRRDTHDSDIPQELFDILPEVISRCSCLKYIIIERLGHTVRTESDKLSFLSDFKKVRQIVNNSEPKEDVQHQWKKKNTTLTDPLENLLLFEDQKNLNKLLFEAQDPETITNYAFNYFKMDGWDPEMIHTAVQIVKKWNPY; the protein is encoded by the coding sequence GATACCTTTTATGATACTGATGAACCAAAGTGGCTCAGTGACCTGCTTGATTTTTATTCCGATAGCCAAAGGCTGCTGGGCCATGGCGTCTATTACTCGTTATTTGATGCGAGATGGACTGAACGGCAGGCCGGATGGCTTCAGAAACTTAAAGTTGAAGCTGAGAGACGCAGCTACAATCATATTACCGAACATTTTGGCTTTATGAATACGGAAAACTTCCATCAGGGAGTGCCGTTACCCGTACCCCTGCATCCTGAAATTTTAAAAATAGGGAAAGACCGGCTTCTCCGCATTCAGGATGTTGTGGAAGTTCCGATAGGCATTGAGAATCTTGCCTTTTCTTTTTCGCCTGACGATGTCAGAGAACAGGGCGTGTTTCTGAACCGGTTAATTGAAGATATCAACGGGTTCCTGATTTTAGACCTTCATAATATATATTGCCAGGCTTCAAATTTCAATATAGAGATCATGGACCTGGTTGATCTTTATCCCTTGGAGAAGGTACAGGAAATCCACCTGTCCGGCGGGAGCTGGGAAAACAGTATCTATACCAAGGACAGGAAGATCCGGAGAGATACCCATGACAGTGATATTCCGCAGGAATTATTTGATATTCTGCCCGAGGTCATATCAAGATGCAGCTGTTTGAAATATATCATCATCGAAAGGTTGGGGCATACGGTAAGAACCGAATCTGATAAACTGAGTTTTTTAAGCGATTTTAAAAAAGTAAGACAGATCGTAAATAATTCAGAGCCTAAAGAAGATGTACAGCATCAGTGGAAAAAGAAAAATACTACTCTTACGGATCCGCTGGAGAACCTTCTGCTCTTTGAGGACCAGAAAAATCTGAATAAGCTTTTATTTGAGGCTCAGGATCCCGAAACGATCACGAATTATGCATTCAATTATTTTAAGATGGACGGCTGGGATCCGGAAATGATCCATACCGCTGTTCAGATTGTTAAAAAATGGAATCCGTATTAA